CCGAGCGAGAGCGCGGTGATCGTGGCGGTGCGCGAGGCGGAGCCGGTGGTGGGTCACCTCCGGTCCCGGCTGGACCCGTCCGCGGCGTGGGGCGTCCCCGCGCACGTGACGGTCCTCTACCCGTTCGTCCCGCCGGAGCTGATCGACGCTGCGGTGCTGGCCAGGGCGGGCGAGGCGATCCGCACGGTCGCGTCCTTCCGGGCCACCTTCGCCCGCGTCGAGTGGTTCGGCGACCAGGTGGTGTGGCTGGCTCCGGAACCGGCCCGGGCGTTCGCCGAGCTGACCGCCGCGGTGTGCGAACGCTTCCCGGAGTTTCCGCCGTACGGCGGTGCGTTCGCCGAGGTGGTGCCTCATCTCACCGTCGGCGACGGTGCGCCGGCAGCCGAACTCCGCCAGGCAGCCGAACACGTGCGCGGCCACCTCCCGATCAGCACGGAGGTGGCCGCGGCACAGGTCATCTGCGGGTCGCCGGAGCCGGGGTCGTGGCAGTCGTGGCGCCCCGTCGCCGAGCTTCCTCTCGGCCGGCCCTGAGGCAACCGTTCGCTTGGGTGAGGTTGCCGTTGGCACGAGTTTGAGTCCCGCTGCCTGCGGAATGACGAGGGCGACACGTGCTGTGGCGGCAGATCCGGGGGGATTGTGGGATGCGCACACGTCGCCTGCTGCTCGTGGCCGTCGTCGTACTCGCCCTGTTCGTCGTCGGGAAATCCGTCATGGCGAGCCAACCAGCCGGCGGGGGCGACTCCCACGACGCGGCCCGGCCGGCGACCCCCGGCCCGCAGCTCGCCCGGAGCGGAGTCATTAAGCCGGCCGTTCCAGTTGTGGCGGACACCGGCGCGGCGAAGGCTGCTCCGGATCCGCCTTCGCCCTCGGCGGATCCGCAGACGCAGAAGTATCGCCGCACACATTCCGGCGACGCCGACGACGAAGGACGGCAGAAGGGGTCGACCCCGACTGCCGTTGCACGACCGGTCACGAGGCCGGACGTGTCCGACGAACTCGGCCCTCCGCTTCCGGGGCCCCCCGGGCTGCCTGTGCGCACGGTGTCCCGGCCGGTAGGTGAACATCGTGGCGAGGGCCCGCGAGGTCCGGACAGGCTGTCGGTCTTTCGTAACACGACGGTTCCCGTCACCACGGGCCGAACCGGTGCCGCCTCCGAGCCCAGCACGGACCAGTCCGGACGGAACATCTTCGCCACCGGCAACTACCACGCGGAGTTCTCCCGGGACAGCGGAGCGACGTGGACCGGCCTGGACCCGTTCACGTTGTTCGGTCCGGGTTTCTGCTGCGACCA
This Actinopolymorpha cephalotaxi DNA region includes the following protein-coding sequences:
- a CDS encoding 2'-5' RNA ligase family protein gives rise to the protein MPSTRTPPSESAVIVAVREAEPVVGHLRSRLDPSAAWGVPAHVTVLYPFVPPELIDAAVLARAGEAIRTVASFRATFARVEWFGDQVVWLAPEPARAFAELTAAVCERFPEFPPYGGAFAEVVPHLTVGDGAPAAELRQAAEHVRGHLPISTEVAAAQVICGSPEPGSWQSWRPVAELPLGRP